In Syntrophomonas wolfei subsp. wolfei str. Goettingen G311, a single window of DNA contains:
- a CDS encoding HD family phosphohydrolase, which yields MKLSTILNFVWKRIYGFLSQSTTRKVLGVLLFFSITIFIIFSKFTPTQVRLKPDEVAQRNIQSNITAVVIDEKQSDELRKQAASKVQKVYQGDQYALSNTETEINNFFSTLTEIMNSDERQDKLEDLLDSNSKRKDYLNLKYNQQQLVSYLLNTPISDMETMRQASIMVVRGIMSKPLTDEAIKGASEQIDKQVDALAFAPQAQEIMKLVISNSLRPNLIFNEEATNKSIEEAMASVQPVQKTIKAGEIIVREGDRVTEEQISILEQLGIQRSKSYPLTILGAGLFVFLSFWLIIEFLRRYYRDIFENDRLMLLIGLVFILILLITRFLTIIKISNQPDINNLMAYLAPVAAGSMLIAILLDNRLAYFLTMIMALYVGLLAEGNQLFYAITAFVGGSVGVFQVYKLNQTSDLARSGLYIALANMVSIITLFLIGGNWSLNLAITGVLIGAINGIFSAVLMIGALPYLESAFSITSMNKLLELSNPNHYLLRRLLLEAPGTYHHSLMVGNLAEASAESIGANPLMVRVGAYYHDIGKIKRPNYFVENQQGFDNPHEKIAPALSALIITSHVKDGVEMAREARLPQTIIDFIEQHHGTSLTKYFYNRAMEEDRDGKLGEESFRYEGPKPKRKEVALVMLADSVEAAVRSLSDPRPEKIRNMVRLLIKDKLNDGQLELCDLTFKDLDTIGNSFCKVLEGMYHKRIEYPETIVREFEKRRESHGNHDNKPAEQD from the coding sequence ATGAAGCTTAGCACTATCCTCAACTTTGTGTGGAAGAGAATATATGGCTTTCTAAGTCAGTCTACCACCAGAAAGGTTTTAGGGGTATTACTGTTCTTTTCCATAACCATTTTTATTATTTTCTCCAAATTTACCCCCACCCAGGTTAGATTAAAACCGGATGAAGTGGCCCAACGTAATATTCAATCTAATATCACCGCAGTAGTGATTGATGAAAAGCAAAGTGATGAACTGAGAAAACAGGCCGCCAGCAAGGTACAAAAAGTTTATCAGGGTGATCAATATGCTCTTTCCAATACGGAAACAGAGATAAATAATTTCTTTTCCACTTTAACGGAAATAATGAATTCTGATGAAAGACAGGATAAGCTGGAGGATTTGCTCGATAGCAACAGTAAGCGGAAGGATTATCTAAATCTAAAATATAACCAGCAGCAACTGGTTTCTTACCTCCTCAATACTCCAATATCGGATATGGAGACTATGAGGCAGGCTTCAATAATGGTGGTTCGGGGAATAATGAGCAAACCCCTTACGGATGAGGCTATAAAGGGAGCCAGTGAGCAGATTGACAAACAGGTTGATGCGCTGGCATTTGCACCTCAGGCCCAAGAGATTATGAAGCTGGTTATTAGCAATTCTCTCAGGCCCAACTTGATATTCAATGAGGAAGCGACCAATAAGTCCATAGAAGAAGCTATGGCATCGGTGCAACCGGTGCAAAAAACCATTAAGGCGGGGGAAATAATTGTTCGGGAAGGTGACCGGGTTACTGAAGAACAGATTTCCATCCTGGAACAACTGGGTATTCAGAGGAGCAAGAGTTATCCTTTAACCATTCTAGGTGCAGGACTTTTCGTATTTTTAAGCTTTTGGCTTATTATCGAGTTCCTGCGTCGTTATTATAGGGATATTTTTGAAAATGACCGCCTTATGCTATTAATAGGGCTGGTATTTATATTAATATTGTTAATAACCCGTTTTCTTACTATAATCAAAATTAGCAACCAGCCAGACATCAACAATCTAATGGCTTATTTGGCTCCTGTAGCTGCCGGTTCAATGTTGATTGCCATTTTACTGGACAATCGCCTGGCCTACTTTCTTACTATGATAATGGCTTTATATGTAGGATTGCTGGCTGAAGGCAACCAGCTCTTTTATGCGATAACTGCTTTTGTAGGCGGTTCTGTAGGGGTATTTCAGGTCTACAAGCTTAACCAGACCTCTGACCTGGCCCGCTCCGGCCTCTATATAGCTTTGGCCAACATGGTTTCCATAATAACCCTGTTCCTGATAGGGGGCAATTGGAGCCTTAACCTGGCAATAACCGGCGTACTAATCGGGGCTATAAACGGAATTTTCTCAGCCGTTCTGATGATTGGAGCCTTGCCTTATTTGGAAAGTGCTTTTTCCATTACCAGCATGAACAAGCTTCTGGAATTATCCAACCCGAATCATTACCTTTTAAGGCGGCTTTTGCTGGAAGCGCCTGGGACTTACCATCACAGCTTGATGGTGGGCAACCTGGCTGAAGCATCCGCCGAATCCATCGGGGCAAATCCTTTGATGGTCAGGGTCGGAGCCTATTATCATGATATTGGAAAAATAAAGCGTCCCAATTATTTTGTGGAAAACCAACAAGGTTTCGATAATCCCCATGAAAAAATTGCTCCGGCCTTAAGTGCTCTCATTATCACCTCTCATGTTAAAGATGGAGTAGAAATGGCCCGGGAGGCCCGGCTTCCGCAGACAATAATCGATTTTATCGAACAGCATCATGGTACCAGCCTGACCAAATATTTTTATAACCGGGCTATGGAAGAAGACCGGGATGGAAAACTGGGCGAAGAAAGCTTCCGCTATGAAGGTCCCAAGCCCAAACGCAAGGAAGTGGCTCTGGTAATGCTGGCAGATTCCGTTGAAGCAGCGGTGCGCTCCCTGAGTGATCCTCGTCCGGAGAAAATCAGGAATATGGTTCGTTTGTTGATTAAGGACAAACTAAACGATGGACAGTTAGAGTTATGCGACCTCACTTTCAAGGATTTGGATACAATAGGCAACTCTTTTTGCAAAGTCCTGGAGGGAATGTACCATAAACGCATAGAATATCCGGAAACCATAGTAAGAGAGTTTGAAAAGAGGAGAGAAAGCCATGGAAACCATGATAATAAACCAGCAGAACAAGATTAA
- the modA gene encoding molybdate ABC transporter substrate-binding protein has protein sequence MRHNKKVKARISILVALIFVLCMAGTAFAANPAAAGDLVWKAGDQCSVNASALNFRTGPGMNYKVIKSYTRGSLMTIAEKSGDWYKVTAADGKVGYVFGRYLLVTTQAAAPVKAAPSVTTPKAEVTAQPPAKAVSGELIISAAASLTDAMNEMKGIYEKQNQNVKLTFNFGSSGALQQQIEQGAPADVFISAATKQMKALQDKKLIVDESCKNLLKNRLVLVGPKESAKVKGFSTLKEASLISIGEPDSVPAGKYAKETLTKMGLWDALKDKVVYAKDVRQVLAYVESGNVEAGMVYLTDAKISDKVQILSIAEENTHTPIVYPAAVVKGTKNPEAAQSFVDFLSSDAAKEVFAKYGFSLVK, from the coding sequence ATGCGACATAACAAAAAAGTAAAAGCCCGGATTAGTATTTTAGTGGCGTTGATTTTTGTACTCTGTATGGCGGGAACAGCTTTCGCGGCCAATCCAGCAGCTGCGGGTGATTTGGTATGGAAAGCCGGGGATCAATGTTCGGTTAATGCCAGTGCGTTAAACTTCAGAACCGGTCCGGGTATGAATTATAAGGTTATAAAGTCCTATACCCGGGGAAGCTTGATGACCATTGCCGAAAAATCAGGTGATTGGTATAAAGTGACCGCAGCGGACGGAAAAGTTGGTTATGTATTTGGCCGTTACCTGCTTGTTACCACTCAAGCTGCTGCTCCGGTCAAGGCGGCGCCCAGTGTCACTACGCCCAAAGCAGAAGTTACAGCACAACCCCCGGCCAAAGCGGTAAGCGGTGAACTCATTATCTCCGCTGCTGCCAGCCTGACTGATGCCATGAATGAGATGAAAGGAATTTATGAGAAGCAAAACCAAAATGTAAAACTCACTTTTAACTTCGGTTCATCGGGGGCCCTGCAGCAACAGATTGAACAGGGTGCTCCCGCTGATGTGTTTATTTCTGCTGCCACCAAGCAAATGAAGGCTCTGCAGGACAAGAAGCTCATTGTCGATGAGAGCTGCAAAAACCTCTTGAAGAACCGTTTGGTTTTGGTTGGTCCCAAAGAATCAGCCAAGGTCAAAGGCTTTAGCACGCTGAAGGAAGCTTCGCTTATCTCCATTGGCGAACCTGATTCGGTTCCCGCCGGGAAATATGCCAAGGAAACCCTTACTAAAATGGGTTTGTGGGATGCGTTAAAGGACAAGGTGGTTTATGCCAAAGATGTAAGACAGGTTCTGGCTTATGTGGAAAGCGGCAATGTTGAAGCCGGGATGGTTTATCTGACTGATGCCAAGATATCGGACAAGGTGCAGATACTCAGCATAGCTGAAGAAAATACTCATACCCCCATCGTATACCCGGCAGCAGTAGTTAAAGGCACCAAGAACCCGGAAGCGGCTCAGAGTTTTGTGGATTTCCTCAGCAGTGACGCCGCTAAAGAAGTATTCGCCAAATACGGTTTCTCGCTGGTCAAGTAG
- a CDS encoding ParA family protein, producing the protein MIKVIMIISNRPACGQTTVAVNLASGLSRKGYRVLIGDTGNNKKLCHWLGIDRQEAGTKAAKPLEDIAQAKIFSSRLGIDLLEVLLNPGGFAAANYSPHLEKLAYDYLLLAPASSEECNCLSAMADALIVCSDLTAANELEELKNLEELWRASRINAGGINLILPNKINTKEWEHNIEQLSILADYFGYEHIADPIPT; encoded by the coding sequence TTGATAAAAGTTATAATGATTATTTCTAATCGTCCCGCTTGCGGGCAAACAACGGTGGCGGTTAACCTGGCCAGTGGTTTAAGCCGTAAAGGATACCGGGTATTGATTGGAGATACTGGAAATAATAAAAAGCTGTGCCATTGGCTGGGTATTGACCGGCAAGAAGCAGGAACGAAAGCGGCAAAGCCTTTAGAAGATATAGCCCAGGCCAAAATATTCAGCTCTCGCCTGGGTATAGACCTGCTGGAAGTTTTATTAAATCCGGGGGGTTTTGCAGCGGCGAATTACTCACCTCACCTGGAAAAGCTGGCCTATGATTACCTGTTGTTAGCGCCTGCATCCAGTGAAGAATGCAATTGTCTAAGTGCTATGGCCGATGCTTTAATAGTCTGCAGCGATCTCACCGCTGCTAATGAACTGGAGGAATTAAAAAACCTGGAGGAATTGTGGCGAGCTTCCAGGATAAATGCAGGCGGAATTAACCTTATTCTGCCCAACAAGATAAATACCAAGGAATGGGAGCATAATATAGAGCAATTATCTATCCTGGCCGATTATTTCGGTTATGAACATATAGCCGACCCTATTCCCACTTGA
- the ybeY gene encoding rRNA maturation RNase YbeY, whose amino-acid sequence METMIINQQNKINYTKEMQQVILNVANAVAKMVKLSPNTELSVMIVDNSYIKELNLIYRGENNPTDVLSFAMNELSEEEMDLDLPGEVNVLGDIVVSLEKAVSQSEEYGHSAERELGYLIAHGMLHLLGYDHENEEERNLMRNLEERIMHKVKLER is encoded by the coding sequence ATGGAAACCATGATAATAAACCAGCAGAACAAGATTAATTATACCAAGGAAATGCAGCAGGTTATTCTCAATGTGGCCAATGCCGTGGCAAAAATGGTGAAATTGTCCCCGAATACGGAGTTAAGTGTTATGATTGTGGACAACAGCTATATTAAAGAATTGAACTTGATTTATCGTGGCGAAAATAATCCTACTGATGTTCTTTCCTTTGCCATGAATGAACTTAGTGAAGAGGAGATGGATCTCGACCTGCCGGGAGAAGTAAATGTTCTCGGAGATATCGTGGTTTCTCTGGAAAAAGCGGTCAGCCAGAGTGAAGAATATGGCCATAGCGCAGAAAGGGAACTCGGTTATTTGATTGCCCATGGTATGCTTCACCTCCTGGGCTATGATCATGAAAATGAGGAAGAACGTAACTTAATGCGTAACCTGGAAGAAAGGATCATGCATAAAGTTAAATTGGAAAGGTAA
- a CDS encoding addiction module protein: MGTDEILKQALKLKIEERFILVESLIKSIDEPDRKLDELWAEEAEKRLAAYREGRLEGIPMEEVFIQ; this comes from the coding sequence ATGGGTACTGATGAAATCCTAAAACAGGCATTAAAGCTTAAAATTGAAGAGAGATTCATACTGGTGGAAAGTTTAATCAAGAGTATAGATGAGCCTGACCGGAAGCTTGATGAGTTATGGGCAGAGGAAGCAGAAAAAAGACTTGCGGCATACAGAGAAGGAAGGTTGGAAGGTATTCCAATGGAAGAGGTGTTTATTCAGTAG
- the deoC gene encoding deoxyribose-phosphate aldolase, which translates to MLAKYLDSTNLQAAARASDIELLCQEARQYQMAAVCVNPFRLELACHLLSGTPVKACTVIAFPLGADHWTSKVDSARRALQMGAAELDMVMNIGAFKDKDFRLVEKEIKELLRLREEYVFLLKVIVETALLSKEELQDISVLLGNSEADFIKTSTGFSSRGVTLEDIEIIRESRQRKDLKIKASGGIKSLDFALELLKAGVDRIGSSSAGALLEEYRQRGGQ; encoded by the coding sequence ATGCTGGCTAAATATCTTGATTCCACTAATTTGCAAGCTGCAGCCCGGGCCAGTGACATCGAATTGTTATGTCAAGAAGCCCGGCAGTACCAGATGGCGGCTGTTTGTGTTAATCCTTTCCGCCTGGAACTGGCCTGCCACCTCCTGAGTGGAACTCCGGTCAAGGCTTGTACGGTAATAGCTTTTCCCCTGGGAGCCGATCATTGGACGAGTAAAGTGGATTCAGCGCGGCGAGCCCTGCAAATGGGGGCGGCTGAACTTGATATGGTAATGAATATTGGTGCTTTCAAGGATAAGGATTTCCGCTTGGTGGAAAAAGAGATCAAGGAATTGCTTCGTTTAAGGGAAGAATATGTTTTTCTGCTCAAAGTTATCGTGGAAACAGCTTTGCTTAGCAAGGAGGAACTGCAGGATATAAGCGTTTTGCTAGGTAATAGCGAAGCAGATTTTATTAAGACTTCTACTGGATTTTCCAGCCGGGGTGTTACCCTGGAGGATATTGAGATTATTCGAGAATCCCGCCAAAGAAAGGATTTAAAGATTAAAGCCAGCGGGGGCATAAAGAGCCTGGATTTTGCCCTTGAATTACTAAAAGCAGGGGTTGACAGAATAGGGAGCAGCAGTGCAGGGGCATTGCTGGAGGAGTACCGGCAAAGGGGAGGGCAGTAA
- a CDS encoding diacylglycerol kinase family protein, with product MKGTGLKRSFACALAGIAYVFQRERNMKIHGVAAIMAVGLGLFLRVTRWEWGLLLITIFIVLVAETINSAIEKAVDLQTESYHPLAEAAKDLAAGAVLLTAIMAVIMAFLIFGPYLLNLLSFAGGG from the coding sequence ATGAAAGGGACTGGATTAAAGAGGAGTTTTGCCTGTGCCCTGGCGGGAATAGCCTATGTCTTCCAGCGGGAAAGGAATATGAAGATTCACGGAGTAGCAGCTATTATGGCTGTGGGTTTGGGTTTATTTCTGCGAGTAACCCGCTGGGAATGGGGATTATTGTTAATCACTATCTTTATCGTCCTGGTGGCAGAAACTATTAACAGCGCTATTGAAAAGGCGGTGGATTTGCAGACAGAAAGCTATCACCCGCTGGCTGAAGCGGCCAAGGATCTGGCTGCCGGAGCTGTTTTATTAACCGCTATCATGGCCGTTATCATGGCCTTTCTTATTTTTGGACCATATTTGCTTAATTTGCTTAGTTTTGCAGGAGGCGGCTGA
- a CDS encoding sulfate/molybdate ABC transporter ATP-binding protein, protein MLDIEIKKSLPGFKLEVSFAVEREILAILGPSGCGKTMTLKCIAGLIQADEGRIALDEKLLFDSSSGVNIKSRERNMGFVFQNYALFPHMDVFNNIAFGIRQLPVEDVKEKVRLWLQKMRLSGLEKRYPGQLSAGQQQRVALARALVSEPEVLLLDEPFSALDSIVKERLEEELLEIHEFFPGHILFVTHNLAEAYKLSSKIAVYEAGRLLQFGEKEKVINRPSNRVAARLTGVKNFLPAVVQEVESSSLNLELSGLGTRLKVERAAGEEWKTGQVVTLGIRPEYIQIKDNGENIIAVLVEEVIEEISSYIIRCSLAGSGGEKILEARIPRTEAINLSRGDSYQFNLPADKIFIMLE, encoded by the coding sequence ATGCTGGATATAGAGATTAAGAAATCACTGCCTGGCTTTAAACTGGAGGTATCTTTTGCCGTGGAGCGAGAGATACTGGCTATTTTAGGTCCTTCCGGCTGCGGCAAGACCATGACCTTGAAGTGTATTGCCGGTCTGATACAGGCGGATGAGGGGCGGATAGCCCTGGACGAAAAACTGTTGTTTGATTCCAGCAGTGGGGTTAATATTAAGTCCCGGGAAAGAAATATGGGTTTTGTTTTTCAAAATTATGCCCTTTTTCCCCATATGGATGTTTTTAATAATATCGCCTTTGGCATACGGCAATTGCCGGTAGAGGATGTTAAAGAAAAAGTCAGACTCTGGCTGCAGAAAATGCGTTTATCCGGTTTGGAGAAGCGTTATCCCGGGCAGTTGTCTGCCGGGCAGCAACAGCGGGTGGCCCTGGCCCGGGCTCTGGTTTCCGAGCCGGAAGTGCTCTTGCTTGATGAACCTTTTTCCGCATTGGACAGTATTGTTAAAGAGCGGCTGGAGGAAGAACTCTTGGAAATTCATGAATTTTTCCCCGGCCATATCCTTTTTGTAACGCATAACCTGGCCGAAGCTTATAAACTGAGCTCCAAGATAGCAGTATATGAAGCCGGGCGTTTGCTGCAATTCGGAGAAAAAGAAAAGGTGATCAACCGCCCCTCCAACCGAGTCGCAGCTCGCCTGACCGGGGTTAAGAACTTCCTCCCGGCGGTTGTCCAGGAAGTGGAGAGTAGCAGCCTTAATCTGGAATTGAGTGGCCTGGGAACCAGGCTCAAGGTGGAAAGGGCAGCGGGAGAAGAGTGGAAAACGGGGCAGGTAGTTACTTTGGGCATACGCCCGGAGTATATTCAGATTAAGGACAACGGGGAAAACATCATAGCAGTTCTGGTGGAAGAGGTCATAGAAGAGATATCCAGTTATATAATCCGCTGCTCGCTTGCGGGAAGTGGGGGCGAAAAGATTTTGGAAGCACGAATACCTCGAACAGAAGCTATTAACCTTAGCCGAGGCGATAGCTACCAGTTCAATTTACCGGCGGACAAAATCTTCATTATGCTTGAATAA
- a CDS encoding helix-turn-helix transcriptional regulator: MKEDSSLTPQEVADLLKITKYTVYEMVKRGELPAYRIGRKIRIEQRDVDAYIKQGKKLKYKDIDTLEASPRTQAARQDYLSTSPGLVICGQDLLLDILGRHLENHSQGCRAFRHNIGSFAGLLQLYQGESDMAGVHLWDSDSESYNIPYVRRMVPGIPTLIIHLAMRQQGFYVARSNPLGIKGWADLTIPGLRFINREPGCGTRVLLDEHLYQMKLDRRKINGYEREETSHLAVASAVARGTADLALGNEKAALQVRGIEFIPLQKERYELVIRKEDLDKAEIRAVLDILNSAAFKSELEGLGDYCLEETGRIVAEI, translated from the coding sequence ATGAAAGAAGACAGTTCTTTAACTCCTCAAGAAGTCGCCGATTTATTGAAAATAACCAAATATACAGTTTATGAAATGGTAAAGCGAGGAGAACTCCCAGCTTATCGCATAGGCCGGAAGATTAGGATTGAACAGCGGGATGTTGATGCTTATATAAAGCAAGGCAAAAAGTTAAAATATAAAGATATAGATACACTTGAAGCATCACCCAGGACACAAGCAGCCCGACAGGATTATCTTTCAACCTCTCCAGGCCTGGTGATTTGTGGTCAAGATTTGCTTTTAGACATCCTGGGCCGCCACCTGGAAAACCATAGCCAGGGTTGCCGGGCGTTCCGCCATAATATTGGCAGTTTTGCTGGTCTTCTCCAGCTTTATCAGGGTGAATCGGATATGGCTGGTGTTCATCTCTGGGATAGTGACAGTGAAAGTTATAACATACCTTATGTTCGCCGCATGGTTCCTGGTATACCTACTTTGATAATACACCTGGCCATGCGCCAACAAGGATTTTATGTTGCCCGCAGTAACCCCCTGGGAATTAAAGGTTGGGCAGATTTGACCATTCCTGGTCTTCGTTTCATTAACCGGGAACCTGGTTGTGGTACCCGGGTGCTTTTGGACGAGCACTTATATCAAATGAAACTTGATCGGCGTAAGATTAATGGCTATGAAAGGGAAGAAACATCTCACCTGGCTGTGGCCAGTGCTGTAGCCCGAGGAACTGCAGACCTGGCTTTGGGAAATGAGAAGGCTGCCCTGCAGGTTCGGGGTATTGAATTTATTCCCCTGCAAAAAGAGCGCTACGAACTGGTAATTAGAAAAGAGGACCTGGACAAGGCCGAAATTAGGGCGGTTTTGGACATCCTTAATTCCGCTGCCTTCAAATCGGAGTTAGAGGGCCTGGGGGATTATTGTTTGGAGGAAACCGGAAGGATAGTGGCAGAAATTTAG
- the recO gene encoding DNA repair protein RecO: MYLRSRAIVIKNMDYRESDKLVTIFCEHEGKMKAVARGIKKPRSSLRACVQPFCHSSLFFSRGKGMNLITQGKLLDFYGNTREDFERSLYALYLMELLDKSLMEGVAIPRLYTSTLEVLSHLNHSGYNPMLIRYFEMNLLVNLGYSPLLDHCVLCGKKDDLKVFSLPDGGMLCRDCSYQASGAVSLSKETLALISLLGRSRLATVERVRVSNKAQKELEYFLEKYLEYYLERKFNLKKAMSILKRSMPRY; encoded by the coding sequence ATGTATCTTCGTAGTCGAGCCATAGTAATAAAGAACATGGATTACCGGGAAAGCGACAAACTGGTTACTATATTTTGCGAACACGAGGGTAAAATGAAAGCAGTGGCCCGCGGAATCAAAAAGCCCCGTAGCAGCTTACGGGCTTGTGTCCAGCCTTTTTGTCATTCATCGCTTTTTTTTAGTCGGGGTAAAGGGATGAATTTAATTACTCAGGGAAAACTGCTGGATTTTTACGGCAATACCCGGGAGGATTTTGAACGCTCCCTTTATGCTTTGTATTTGATGGAATTATTGGATAAGAGTTTGATGGAGGGGGTAGCCATTCCCCGCCTCTATACCAGCACCCTGGAGGTTCTTTCCCATCTCAACCACAGCGGTTATAATCCCATGCTAATAAGGTATTTTGAGATGAACCTGCTGGTAAATCTAGGTTATAGCCCGTTGCTGGATCATTGTGTACTTTGTGGGAAAAAGGATGACTTAAAAGTTTTTAGTCTTCCTGACGGAGGAATGTTGTGCCGGGATTGCAGCTATCAGGCTTCTGGAGCAGTCAGCCTGTCCAAAGAGACCCTGGCCCTGATCAGTCTTCTGGGAAGATCACGGCTGGCTACTGTGGAAAGGGTAAGGGTCTCAAATAAGGCCCAGAAAGAACTGGAGTATTTTTTAGAAAAATATCTGGAATATTATCTGGAAAGAAAGTTTAATCTAAAAAAGGCCATGTCAATTTTGAAAAGGAGTATGCCCAGGTACTAA
- the cdd gene encoding cytidine deaminase, which translates to MSSREELLKRAREAQKNAYAPYSNFQVGAALLSAGGKVYTGSNVENSSYGLSICAERAAVFKAVNDGERDFALLAVVASGQGYVFPCGACLQVLAEFSPEMKLIITDEKDHYKEYALQDMLPQIFSLGKQEE; encoded by the coding sequence GTGAGCAGCAGGGAAGAACTGCTTAAACGGGCTCGTGAAGCTCAAAAAAATGCCTATGCCCCTTATTCCAACTTCCAGGTAGGGGCTGCTCTCTTGTCTGCAGGGGGCAAGGTTTATACGGGGAGTAATGTGGAAAATTCCTCCTATGGTTTAAGCATTTGTGCTGAACGGGCTGCCGTATTTAAAGCAGTTAATGATGGGGAAAGAGATTTTGCACTGTTAGCCGTAGTAGCTAGCGGCCAGGGTTATGTTTTTCCCTGTGGGGCCTGTTTACAGGTTTTGGCTGAGTTTTCCCCGGAAATGAAGCTAATAATTACTGATGAAAAAGACCATTATAAGGAATATGCTTTGCAGGACATGCTGCCACAAATCTTTTCACTGGGAAAACAGGAGGAGTAA
- the modB gene encoding molybdate ABC transporter permease subunit, whose product MTEAELIPIWISLKTAGTATFITFILGIAAARWMAYGDFKGKNLLDGLFILPLVLPPTVLGFGLLLIFGKNGPLGQLLLYFDKTVIFSWSATVIASTVVAFPLMYQATRAAFEQIQPNLEDAARTLGATEWAVFWKVSMPLAWPGIAAGTILAFARSLGEFGATLMLAGNIPGKTQTAPLAIYFAVEAGRSDQALKWVLAILLISFASIIALNYWKSRQYSSWRSGQPMVKEVVIDAGYRD is encoded by the coding sequence ATGACCGAAGCCGAATTAATTCCGATATGGATTTCACTTAAAACAGCGGGCACCGCAACCTTTATTACCTTTATCCTGGGCATTGCTGCCGCTCGTTGGATGGCCTATGGAGATTTTAAGGGCAAGAACCTGCTGGACGGTTTGTTTATTCTTCCCCTGGTCTTGCCCCCCACTGTTTTAGGATTTGGACTCTTACTTATCTTTGGGAAAAACGGCCCCCTGGGGCAATTATTGTTATATTTTGATAAAACGGTGATATTCTCCTGGTCGGCAACGGTGATTGCTTCCACTGTGGTAGCTTTTCCTCTGATGTACCAGGCCACCCGGGCTGCCTTCGAACAAATACAGCCTAACCTCGAAGATGCCGCCCGTACTTTAGGGGCTACGGAATGGGCCGTATTTTGGAAGGTCAGTATGCCGCTGGCCTGGCCGGGTATAGCCGCCGGTACCATTCTGGCCTTTGCCCGTTCCCTGGGTGAATTCGGGGCCACTTTGATGCTAGCGGGGAATATCCCGGGAAAAACCCAGACCGCGCCCCTGGCGATCTATTTTGCGGTGGAAGCCGGGCGATCGGATCAGGCTCTGAAATGGGTACTGGCCATTCTGCTAATCTCCTTTGCCAGTATCATTGCCTTGAATTACTGGAAGAGCCGCCAGTATTCTTCCTGGAGGAGCGGCCAGCCCATGGTAAAGGAGGTAGTGATAGATGCTGGATATAGAGATTAA
- the era gene encoding GTPase Era, with translation MKSGFVSIVGRPNVGKSTLLNTIIGEKIAIVSEKPQTTRTRIQGIYTCERGQVIFVDTPGIHKPKHLLGEYMVKVSARSLEEVDIIYYMTDVTRPFGGGESFILEQLKDARVPVFLLVNKIDLVSEQEVKDYIQIFNQQRSFSEVVSISAACGTNLQLLIDKTLDALPEGPLYYPEDDLTDQPIYLLIAELIREKALMLTRDEVPHSLAVEVEEFKKQSNGKVYVRAAIYMERDSQKGILIGKKGQMLKTIGEQARQDIESLLDTAVYLDLWVKVKKNWRDNEGTLNQLGYRM, from the coding sequence ATGAAATCTGGATTTGTAAGTATTGTGGGCCGCCCCAATGTGGGAAAATCTACTCTGCTCAATACAATTATCGGAGAAAAAATCGCTATAGTATCGGAGAAGCCCCAGACAACCAGAACCAGAATTCAGGGCATATATACCTGTGAAAGGGGGCAGGTAATCTTTGTTGATACCCCTGGTATTCATAAACCCAAGCACCTCTTGGGTGAATACATGGTAAAGGTATCTGCGCGCAGCCTGGAAGAGGTAGATATAATATACTATATGACTGATGTAACCCGCCCTTTTGGCGGCGGTGAGAGCTTTATCCTGGAACAATTAAAAGACGCCAGGGTACCGGTTTTTTTACTGGTTAATAAAATTGACCTGGTTAGTGAGCAAGAAGTAAAGGATTATATTCAAATCTTTAACCAGCAGAGGAGTTTTTCTGAGGTAGTTTCTATATCAGCCGCTTGTGGTACTAATCTGCAGCTTTTGATAGACAAAACGCTGGATGCCTTGCCGGAAGGACCCCTCTATTATCCGGAGGATGACCTTACCGACCAACCCATCTATTTACTTATAGCTGAATTAATAAGGGAGAAGGCTTTAATGCTCACCCGTGATGAGGTTCCGCATTCACTGGCGGTGGAAGTGGAAGAATTCAAAAAGCAAAGCAATGGTAAGGTCTATGTTAGGGCTGCCATATATATGGAAAGGGATTCCCAAAAGGGGATATTAATCGGTAAAAAGGGTCAAATGTTAAAGACCATCGGGGAGCAGGCCCGCCAGGATATTGAAAGCTTATTGGATACGGCTGTTTATCTCGATTTATGGGTTAAGGTTAAAAAGAACTGGCGTGATAACGAGGGTACCCTGAATCAGCTCGGCTATCGTATGTAG